One stretch of Caldinitratiruptor microaerophilus DNA includes these proteins:
- a CDS encoding 5-formyltetrahydrofolate cyclo-ligase encodes MRRALRERRGALAADERRRRDAAIQAHLLAMPEFARARTVLLYVAVRGEAETRDVIARALGDGKRVVLPRVVRWQGAVPPGPAPVYGSGGRGLALHLYSGPADLVPGPMGLLEPRPDAPWVTPGEVDLAVVPGVAFDRTGARLGQGGGFYDRFLPCLPPGVPRVGYAYAFQVVDAVPAGPGDQRVDAVVTDEGIIRCRPDVGPPST; translated from the coding sequence TTGCGGAGGGCCCTGCGGGAGCGGCGCGGGGCCCTCGCCGCGGACGAGCGGCGCCGGCGCGATGCGGCCATCCAGGCGCACCTCCTGGCGATGCCCGAGTTCGCCCGTGCCCGCACGGTCCTCCTCTACGTCGCCGTGCGGGGCGAGGCGGAAACCCGGGACGTGATCGCCCGGGCGCTGGGGGACGGCAAGCGCGTGGTCCTGCCCCGGGTCGTGCGCTGGCAGGGGGCGGTGCCTCCCGGGCCGGCGCCGGTGTACGGGTCGGGGGGCCGCGGGCTGGCGTTGCACCTCTACAGCGGGCCGGCGGACCTCGTCCCGGGACCGATGGGCCTGCTCGAGCCCCGCCCCGACGCGCCCTGGGTGACACCCGGTGAGGTCGACCTCGCCGTGGTGCCCGGGGTCGCGTTCGACCGCACCGGCGCTCGCCTGGGCCAGGGCGGCGGCTTCTACGACCGCTTCCTCCCCTGCCTGCCGCCCGGCGTCCCCCGGGTCGGGTACGCCTATGCCTTCCAGGTGGTCGACGCCGTTCCCGCAGGCCCCGGCGACCAGCGGGTCGACGCCGTGGTGACGGACGAGGGGATCATCCGGTGCAGGCCGGATGTCGGCCCCCCTTCGACGTAA
- a CDS encoding ASCH domain-containing protein, producing the protein MKALNFYSSVYHGFLVSRDKTCTIRVGDKRDKYQEGDVVLVTYGDRYKKRKKVFTAVIDRVTVKPIRDLTLEEIQSENPEMRTPQDVVDFLRQIYQNTPIDLDTIVSLVRFSEIAD; encoded by the coding sequence GTGAAGGCTCTGAACTTCTACTCGTCCGTATACCACGGGTTCCTGGTGAGCCGCGACAAGACCTGCACCATCCGCGTGGGCGACAAGCGGGACAAGTACCAGGAGGGCGACGTGGTCCTCGTGACCTACGGGGACCGGTATAAGAAACGGAAGAAGGTCTTCACCGCGGTCATCGACCGGGTGACGGTCAAGCCGATCCGCGACCTCACCCTCGAGGAGATCCAGAGCGAGAACCCCGAGATGCGGACCCCCCAGGACGTGGTCGACTTCCTGCGCCAGATCTATCAGAACACGCCGATCGACCTCGACACCATCGTGTCGCTGGTCCGGTTCTCCGAGATCGCGGACTGA
- a CDS encoding alpha,alpha-trehalose-phosphate synthase (UDP-forming), with protein MEHSTGPAPSGVVVVANRLPYTIRPAPGGAELRRAVGGLVTAVEPVLLAEGGVWIGWGGRTAAPGELPVNLAVPREAPRYRIHEVLLTAAEYRGYYHGFANSCLWPLSHLFVGRAVVRAEHWEAYRAVNRRFARAALENAAPGRLVWVHDYHLTLVPAFVREARPDVPIAFFWHIPFPPPEAFLVLPWARDILAGLLGSDAIGFHTADYARNFLRTVRALPGAEVDEEQGAVLYQGRVIRVQVLPIGVDWDAFDGTARRPAVRRRAEAIRAALGTPHILLGVDRLDYTKGIPERLAAFGAFLDAHPEYRGKVTFIQVGVPSRSEVPEYQEVRRRVEEAVGRLNGLHGDGWQVPVRYVVRPFSREELVAHYLAADAALVTPLRDGLNLVAKEYVASRVDGAGVLVLSPFAGAAAQLPEAVLANPYEVNDLAAGIFRALAMDPAEKGRRMEALRRRVREHDLRWWWDQVRSLLRVGEPGTATLHAAG; from the coding sequence GTGGAACACAGCACGGGTCCGGCGCCGTCAGGAGTCGTGGTGGTGGCCAACCGCCTCCCGTACACCATTCGGCCGGCGCCGGGCGGAGCGGAACTGCGCCGGGCCGTCGGCGGACTCGTGACCGCGGTCGAGCCCGTGCTCCTGGCCGAAGGCGGCGTGTGGATCGGCTGGGGTGGTCGGACGGCAGCGCCCGGCGAACTGCCTGTGAACCTGGCCGTTCCGCGGGAGGCGCCGCGTTACCGGATCCACGAGGTGCTCCTCACGGCGGCGGAGTACCGGGGCTACTACCACGGCTTCGCCAACTCGTGCCTCTGGCCGCTGTCCCACCTCTTCGTCGGCCGCGCGGTGGTCCGGGCGGAGCACTGGGAAGCGTACCGCGCCGTGAATCGCCGCTTCGCCCGGGCGGCGCTCGAGAACGCGGCCCCCGGCCGGCTCGTCTGGGTGCACGACTACCACCTGACCCTCGTGCCGGCCTTCGTGCGCGAAGCGCGGCCCGATGTCCCGATCGCCTTCTTCTGGCACATCCCGTTCCCGCCACCCGAGGCGTTCCTCGTCCTGCCCTGGGCCCGGGACATTCTGGCCGGACTCCTGGGCAGCGACGCCATCGGCTTCCACACCGCCGACTATGCCCGCAACTTCCTGAGGACGGTGCGGGCCCTCCCGGGGGCCGAGGTGGACGAGGAACAGGGCGCCGTCCTGTACCAGGGCCGGGTCATTCGCGTGCAGGTGCTGCCGATCGGGGTCGACTGGGACGCCTTCGACGGGACGGCCCGCCGGCCTGCCGTCCGGCGGCGGGCCGAGGCCATCCGCGCCGCCCTCGGTACCCCCCACATCCTGCTGGGGGTGGACCGGCTGGACTACACGAAGGGGATCCCCGAGCGCCTGGCGGCGTTCGGCGCGTTCCTCGACGCGCACCCGGAGTACCGCGGCAAGGTCACCTTCATCCAGGTCGGGGTGCCGAGCCGCTCGGAGGTGCCCGAGTACCAGGAGGTGCGGCGGCGCGTGGAGGAGGCGGTCGGGCGGCTGAACGGCCTCCACGGCGACGGCTGGCAGGTTCCGGTGCGCTACGTGGTACGGCCCTTCTCCCGGGAGGAACTCGTGGCGCACTACCTGGCGGCCGACGCGGCCCTGGTCACCCCGCTCCGGGACGGGCTGAACCTGGTCGCCAAGGAGTACGTCGCGTCCCGGGTCGACGGGGCCGGGGTGCTGGTGCTGAGCCCCTTCGCCGGGGCGGCGGCCCAGCTCCCGGAAGCGGTGCTGGCCAACCCCTACGAGGTGAACGACCTGGCGGCCGGGATCTTCCGTGCCCTCGCGATGGACCCGGCCGAGAAGGGGCGGCGCATGGAGGCGCTCCGGCGGCGTGTGCGCGAGCACGACCTGCGCTGGTGGTGGGACCAGGTGCGCTCGCTGCTGCGGGTCGGTGAGCCGGGGACGGCCACCTTGCACGCCGCCGGGTGA
- the thiE gene encoding thiamine phosphate synthase: MAGRFAFHLITDRGAAADLLGAVREALAGGVDWVQVRDKAAPAADLYDLARRVQELADEAGAGLLVNDRVDVAVAVGAAGVHLARRSLPPEVARRLVPPGTLVGVSVHSLEEAVQAAQVGADYVTFGSVFPTRSHPGGLPRGLDELARVVESVSVPVLAIGGITAENAREVAATGVAGVAVISGVLGAADPRAAAVALREALEGSPARPRVPFPPPGRRP, from the coding sequence GTGGCGGGGCGTTTCGCGTTTCACCTCATCACGGACCGGGGGGCGGCGGCCGACCTTCTGGGCGCCGTCCGGGAAGCGCTCGCCGGGGGCGTGGACTGGGTCCAGGTGCGGGACAAGGCGGCTCCGGCGGCCGACCTCTACGACCTGGCGCGGCGGGTGCAGGAGCTCGCCGATGAGGCCGGGGCCGGCCTCCTCGTCAACGACCGGGTCGACGTCGCCGTGGCGGTGGGGGCCGCCGGGGTGCACCTGGCACGGCGCAGCCTGCCGCCCGAGGTCGCCCGCCGCCTGGTCCCCCCCGGGACCCTTGTCGGCGTGTCCGTCCACTCGCTGGAGGAAGCGGTGCAGGCGGCTCAGGTGGGGGCCGACTACGTGACCTTCGGCAGCGTCTTCCCGACCCGGTCGCATCCCGGTGGCCTTCCCCGGGGGCTCGACGAACTCGCCCGGGTCGTGGAGTCGGTCTCCGTGCCCGTCCTGGCCATCGGCGGGATCACGGCGGAGAACGCCCGGGAGGTGGCAGCCACCGGCGTGGCCGGGGTGGCGGTGATCTCCGGCGTGCTCGGCGCCGCCGACCCGCGGGCGGCAGCGGTCGCCCTGCGGGAGGCCCTCGAGGGGTCTCCGGCACGGCCCCGGGTGCCCTTCCCGCCCCCTGGCAGGCGGCCGTGA
- the accC gene encoding acetyl-CoA carboxylase biotin carboxylase subunit codes for MFQKVLVANRGEIAVRVIRACRELGIRTVAVYSEADRDALHVKLADEAQYIGPAPSRESYLSVPAIITAAQATGADAVHPGYGFLAENAFFAEACEKWGLTFIGPRPDAIRQMGDKNQARELMRKAGVPVVPGSEGTVRSVDDALAVARQIGFPVLVKAAGGGGGRGIRIARSAEELAQAMERAASEAGAAFGTTDVYIEKYVEVARHIEVQVLGDAHGNIIHLGERECSLQRRRQKILEEAPAPTLSPEVRERIRQAGVAAARAVGYSNAGTVEFLYDESTGQFYFIEMNTRIQVEHPVTEMITSVDLVKEQIRVAAGQRLRLSQEDVQLRGAAIECRITAEDPDNRLLPSTGTVTAYEPPGGPWTRVDGMLYPGFKVMPHYDSLVGKLIVWGEDRSEAIARMERALGEFRIEGIRTSIPLHQRILASPEFREGRFHTEWLEQFLQLK; via the coding sequence GTGTTCCAGAAGGTCCTCGTGGCCAACCGTGGCGAGATCGCCGTGCGGGTGATCCGGGCCTGCCGCGAGCTGGGGATTCGCACGGTGGCCGTCTATTCGGAGGCCGACCGCGACGCGCTGCACGTGAAGCTTGCCGACGAGGCGCAGTACATCGGCCCCGCTCCCTCCCGGGAGAGCTACCTGAGCGTGCCGGCCATCATCACCGCCGCCCAGGCCACCGGCGCGGACGCCGTGCACCCCGGCTACGGGTTCCTCGCGGAGAACGCGTTCTTCGCGGAGGCCTGCGAGAAGTGGGGCCTCACGTTCATCGGCCCGCGGCCCGACGCCATCCGGCAGATGGGGGACAAGAACCAGGCCCGTGAGCTCATGCGCAAGGCGGGCGTGCCGGTGGTGCCGGGGTCGGAGGGGACGGTGAGGTCGGTGGACGACGCCCTGGCCGTCGCCCGCCAGATCGGCTTCCCGGTGCTCGTCAAGGCGGCGGGGGGCGGCGGGGGGCGGGGGATCCGCATCGCCCGCAGCGCCGAAGAACTGGCGCAGGCGATGGAGCGGGCCGCCAGCGAGGCCGGTGCGGCCTTCGGTACCACCGACGTCTACATCGAGAAGTACGTCGAGGTCGCGCGGCACATCGAGGTCCAGGTGCTCGGCGACGCCCACGGCAACATCATCCACCTGGGCGAGCGCGAGTGCTCGCTGCAGCGGCGGCGGCAGAAGATCCTCGAGGAGGCGCCGGCGCCCACCCTCTCGCCCGAAGTGCGGGAGCGGATCCGCCAGGCGGGGGTGGCCGCGGCGCGGGCGGTGGGGTACTCGAACGCCGGCACGGTCGAGTTCCTTTACGACGAAAGTACCGGGCAGTTCTACTTCATCGAGATGAACACCCGGATCCAGGTCGAGCATCCGGTCACCGAGATGATCACCTCGGTCGACCTCGTCAAGGAGCAGATCCGCGTCGCGGCCGGCCAGCGGCTCCGGCTATCCCAGGAGGACGTGCAGCTGCGCGGCGCGGCCATCGAGTGCCGGATCACCGCCGAGGACCCCGACAACCGGCTGCTCCCGTCCACCGGGACCGTCACGGCCTACGAGCCCCCGGGCGGGCCGTGGACGCGGGTCGACGGGATGCTGTACCCGGGCTTCAAGGTGATGCCGCACTACGACTCGCTGGTGGGCAAGCTCATCGTCTGGGGTGAAGACCGGTCCGAGGCGATCGCCCGGATGGAGCGGGCGCTGGGCGAGTTCCGCATCGAGGGGATCCGGACCAGCATCCCCCTGCACCAGCGCATCCTGGCCTCGCCGGAGTTCCGCGAGGGCCGCTTCCACACCGAGTGGCTGGAGCAGTTCCTGCAGCTCAAGTGA